ctggtccgcaatgtcccacatctcttgagctgtttgcggactgcactcaacgagctttctgtagagagctccgggcagaattccattttggaatgccgaaatgacaagtagatcattgagatcatctacttgtaggcattccttgtggaatctcgtcatgaagtcgctaattttttcatcgcgaccttgacgtatagaaagcagctgagccgaagtgattcgggcttccgctttctggaagaatctcctgtgaaaagcatccattagatctctgtaagatctaatgctcccttgagggaggctgtcaaaccatcttcttgcgttcccgataagcagctcgggaaacagcttacacatgtgaacctcattgagaccttggttcgccatattatactgatagcgtcccaggaaatcatgaggatccactaacccgtcataagtcattgacggagttcggtaattctgtggcaatggagttcgggtgatatcatccgaaaatggagtcttcagcgctccatacatggcgaatccgacatctcttcggtatggtggagatggagttctcctgtgatttcggtaccgaggaggagaaggaacatgtcggtggtgaggattctttctcctggaagatacgacactactgcggtagtgactttcatgtctggagggggaaggagaatcctccgttttcttctccggcttccggctcttttgcaggaatgttaagaactcatcctgcttctcagccaagaacgacttgacagcctcattcaaagcgagctgctggggaggctcggtgcgatgacttttggagtggtttgttctttcaccgtgagaactggaggcagatttctcccgaggctgttttccgggcctacgggctggactagcttcctcacgttcatcacggacggaagtatgggtattatgtgatctggtatgcattttttggtggaagaggatcaaaaactcgcttttatcacagttttggttctctgtttcccacagacggcgccagtgatgatgtggcgaatttttgatgggaataaatgcaagtaataaacgatcacaacacggaaaattacgtggttcgatttactgaggtaaatctacgtccacgggaagaaaagagggcaaatttgtattgcttggtttcgcttacagattacaatactgatttgctataagattcaggatctagagagcttaacccctgtctatctgatctaggttctatttatacattgaactaagatcgtggtttgcagcaccACTCACTAGATCGTGgatggttgataactgcttaacaccactaaatagatcgtgggtgtaatggaggtcgtggagatcctgcatgggtccactatctccttgttcggtcgaacactgagaccgaactgctgaactttgccgattagCTTTtaccgatctgagagtagagcttgattgaaATCATGGCCAGAAGCCACAAGCAAAATAACACTACAAGTTAAAATCATAATTACCTCAAAACAAGGCAAAGTTAGTATGAGAATGAGAATCTGAGTTCTTCAtctattaaaaacaaataaataatgcCTAATATTTCTGCTAATAAAAATTCAGCACATCACAAAGCTTCCACCAAAATACGCAGCATCCATCAGTCaatgcaaaaatcaaacaatttgACATCACAATTCAATATCTCACAAATCTTCTATTCCAATTTTTTAGATCCATAAATTCAGATTCCGGAGAAATGAGTAAACTTGCAGATCTCATTACAAGATCCAGTAAAGAGTGGACTGAGATGAGAAGAATAAGCGGTGGTGAAGAAGAAGTTACCTGATGAACAAATAGAATTAGGGCTTGATGTTGTTGAGTTGAGGCTGAGAAGAGGGCGACGAACACAAGTCCGGAAAAAGGCGGCGGCAGTGGTGGGAAATTGGTGAGTTTAGCCGGAAACTTTTagaagaaaaatgaattaaagagtgaaggaaatgtattttttttaatctatttttaggtcgtgttatttaatttaagaaaagtaaAATATGAGCAGCTATTCAATTATTTTGGCTTAAATTGATATTTAAGAAAATACTGAGCGTTATTTCGGATTGTTTCTTGGGTATTAAGTTTTTGTGTAAATTAGTAAGTAGGGCACAATGCCAAATATGCTAGTGGAAAGATGATGCTCTCAATTATTTTTCGACATTAGTCATAAATTTGTATAGTATCCCATTACTTTGTTTGAGAAAAATAATCcccattaaataattaatttgatgtAGATTTATTTGGAATAATGTAGGAATTCATTTTTCATAATACATCTTATTTTTCATACTACATACCCAGCCTCGAAGTTGGTTAGTGtagatctatttttttttatcacattttatttttaactaaaTAATGAGTATAAAGATTATCTGCCAAATTGATTtataaaaagtgaaaaatatagCTATATATTGACTATGGCAGCCACTAATTAATCATCATTCCGTAAATTAAAATTGGAATAGTGTGTTAAACTATATTTCTAGTTCATATCATCATCATAATTTAAATCGGTTTACAAAACTTTGATACATGCAATTTTATCATATACTACTTAAATAGAAGTGGCACTATATCCATATGATCATATCATCACCAATATTTAGCAATGGCTTCAAACTGGTTGTCTCAAAGCATTGTTACTTTCTTTCTTCTATCCATTTGGGGCTTTCATCATGTTCATTGTCAAGACAACATATTCACAGTTTCCCAATTTGGTGCCATTCCTGATGCCCAAACAGATAACAAACAGGTACAATACAACTGAATGAATTCATACTAAGCGGATAAAGAAGCATTGTCacacaaattaataaatatatatcgACAATACAACTACCATAGTCTATATTTTGTAtacaattttctatttttcttttttcattataatactacatccgtccacgaaaaatattcCCATAGTCCTTTTTTttgccacaaaaaaaaaataatctcatttcaaaaatgaaaattactatttatcatactttatctactttttcgCTCAAATCTCacactttatccattttttcatcttctctcttactttaccaaaatCTTATTAAAACCCGGGTCGTTAGCTTTTTCACCTCCTTTTTTAATTCAGGGTTGTGATTTAATTGCAGGCTTTTTTAAATGCATGGAAAAATGCTTGCGCGACTGATGGAGGCACAATTAGTATTCCAACAGGAAATTATCTAATAAGTGATGCTGAATTCTTAGGGCCATGCATTGGCCAAACCAATTTTGTACTAAATGGAATCCTAAATGCTCCTATTGTTCCTACTCCCAAACTTGATTATTGGGTCATGTTTCGCAATGTCGATAGCCTTTCCATATCTGGCACAGGCACCTTAAATGGAAATGGAGACTCATATTGGAAATCCAAACAATCCACCATTATAACGGTACATCATTTAATTACTCCTCTCTATTAGTCATTTAcactaatttcatttttttatcgtAATTGACACTCTTACTTTTTaccataattttaatttacagtCACTGAAGCTACAACGTGTGAACAATGTGACAGTGAGCGACATAAATTCCATGGACAGCAAAAAATTCCACTTGGTGGTCCACAATTGCAATGGCGTAACCATCACCAACATCCGCGCCACCGCTCATGCCGAGAGCCCCAACACCGACGGCATCCACCTGGCAACCTCGAACGACATCAGAATCTATGATTCAAACTTCGCCACGGGCGACGATTGCATCTCCATAGGAGACGGAGTGACCAACATGAATGTGAGTGGGGTGAACTGTGGGCCGGGCCACGGCATCAGCATCGGGAGCCTCGGGTTGTATCCCGGGGAGAAGGAAGTCCGGTCAATTCGGGTCACCAATTGCAATTTGACCAACACCGATAACGGGCTGAGGATCAAGACATTTGGGGCTTCTCCACCGGGCCTTGTTTCGGATGTCCATTTTGAGGACATAATGGTGAATAATGTGCTAAATCCGATAATCATAGATCAGCATTATTGTCCAAGCGGGAAATGTGCGGGTGGTGAATCCAGAGTTTCTATAAAAGATGTGAGTTTCATCAACGTTCGTGGCACCTCGGGTACACCCGTTGGGGTGAAGTTTGACTGCAGCAAATCGCTGCCTTGCAAAGCCATTGAACTGACGGGAGTTAGCTTGACTTTCAAAGGAAACTCAACCACTGCATTTTGCTCCTCAGCTCATGTCAAATTTCTTGGATCGGCTAACCAAATTCCTTCGAGTTGTTGATCCAGGCCGgacaataataaatataatatttaaatcattattttaaaatatacagTATAATTTAAGTACTATTGTCTTCTATTGTGTGTGATAGTTAATAACTATTGACTATCCCATATCTTG
This portion of the Salvia splendens isolate huo1 chromosome 10, SspV2, whole genome shotgun sequence genome encodes:
- the LOC121752557 gene encoding exopolygalacturonase-like, with the translated sequence MASNWLSQSIVTFFLLSIWGFHHVHCQDNIFTVSQFGAIPDAQTDNKQAFLNAWKNACATDGGTISIPTGNYLISDAEFLGPCIGQTNFVLNGILNAPIVPTPKLDYWVMFRNVDSLSISGTGTLNGNGDSYWKSKQSTIITSLKLQRVNNVTVSDINSMDSKKFHLVVHNCNGVTITNIRATAHAESPNTDGIHLATSNDIRIYDSNFATGDDCISIGDGVTNMNVSGVNCGPGHGISIGSLGLYPGEKEVRSIRVTNCNLTNTDNGLRIKTFGASPPGLVSDVHFEDIMVNNVLNPIIIDQHYCPSGKCAGGESRVSIKDVSFINVRGTSGTPVGVKFDCSKSLPCKAIELTGVSLTFKGNSTTAFCSSAHVKFLGSANQIPSSC